The genome window GCCCGATCGCCGAGGTGCTGACGAGCGAGTCCCTCAGCGAGACCTTCGGTGTCGACGTGGAGCTCACCGAGACCGAGGGCCGCTTCACCGCCCGGGCGCGTCAGGCCACGAGCGACTGAGGTATCTGCTAAACTCGATAGCTGGTTCCCCGCACGATCCGTCGATCTGGCAGGTGCGGACCGCAAAGCTTCCCGTCATCGCGCTGACGCGCGCGGACACGACCGACCGAACACTACGCAACAAGGAAGTCCTCATGAAGACTGGCATCCACCCCGACTACGCCCCCGTGGTTTTCCGCGACCTGGCCTCGGGTGCGACCTTCCTGACCCGCTCCACCGTGAGCAGCGACAAGACCATCGAGTGGGAGGACGGCAACACCTACCCGGTCATCGACGTCGAGATCTCCTCGGAGTCGCACCCGTTCTACACGGGCAAGCAGCGGATCCTCGACTCGGCCGGCCGCGTCGAGAAGTTCAACACGCGCTACAAGAACTTCGGCAAGTAAGCCGCACCGAAAAGGCCCCGCTCCGAGAGGGCGGGGCCTTTTCGCGTGCCGTGGGACAGGCCCCCGTCGTCGACGGGGGCCTGTCTGTGCGTGGCGCTCAGTAGTTCCGGTAGCCGTGCGAGGCGGCGATGCCGAGGCCGACGAGGACCAGGATGAAGACCAGGATGCCGATCGCGACCTCGACGAAGCCGATGATGACGGCGGCGAGGGCGAGGCCGCGGCCCTGCTCGCCGGTGCGCTTGATCTGGGAGAGGGCGACGAAGCCCAGGATGATGCCGACGATGCTCACGAAGAACGCGAGGATGAACGCCACGATCGACATCGTGTTGTAGCCGGGCTGCGCGGGCGGCTGGTAGGCCCCGTACTGCGGCTGCGGCTGCTGCGGCGGGAGGGGCTGCGGATTCAGGTCGGAGTCACTCATGTCTCAGACACTAGCGACCCCACGCCGCTCGCAGCAGTCCCCAGCCTGCGGGGCGCGGGCGGGGGAGGACAGGTCACGCCGGCCAGGCGTGCACCGGCCAGGCCCCCGACGCGGTGAACTCCGGGTCGCGGACGCGGCGCATGTACTCCTGGAAGTCGGCGGCCTGCTCGCGGCACCAGTCCACCTGCTTGCTGTGCAACTCGACGGCGCCGATGGCGAGTTCCTCGCCGTGCCGCTGGGCCAGCGCCTGCGCGAGGCGGCCGGCGGCGATGGCGTCGGCGGCCGCGTCGTGGGCGGCGATCAGCTCCACGCCGTAGTGCGTCGCGGTCACGGTCAACGTGCGTTTGCCCGGACGGTACCGGTCCACGGCGCGGTCGATGACCAGCGGGTCGATGATCGGGCCGGGGGAGGACAGGGGCTCGATGCCGTGCCGGCGGGCCTCCCGGTCGAGGAGCGTGAAGTCGTAGGGCGCGTTGTAGGCGACCACCGGGATTCCGCGGTCGAACAGCCGGCGGAGCTGGTCGACGATCGCCTCCACGCCCGCGCCGGCGTCCATGCCCTTCTCGCGCGCGAGCTCGGTGGTGATGCCGTGCACGGCCGTGGCCTCCGCCGGGATCTCCACCTCGGGGTCGAGCAGCCAGTAGCGACCGTGCTTCACCTCGCCGTTCGCCCCGAGCAGTCCGACGTGGGCGGTGACGATCCGCGCCGATTCGACATCCACGCCCGTGGTCTCCAGATCGAAGACGCCGAGTTCGTGATGCCAATCGCTCATGCAGCCAGCGTAGGAACGACCTCCGTCAGTCCCGCCGAAACACGCCGAGAGAACTCACGGCCGGCGCGGCTCGATGTGCAGCCAGTAGAAGTTCTGGGTGCCGAGGGTCAGCGTGAACCGGCCGTCCTCCGCCACCGTCGGGAACTCCGCGCCGCCGAACAGGTCGTAGAGCGCGCTGCCGGCGAACTCGGGCGCCTCCAGCGTCACCGAGACGGGGTTGTGCGCGAACGAGAACACGCACAGCACGTCCTCCGGCTGGTCGCCGAAGTGCGTCCCGCTGCCCGCGTAGCTGCGGACGAACGCCAGGACCGACTCGTGGTCGGTCGGGAGCACGCGCATGTCGCCGAGCCCGAACACCGGGTGCGCCTTGCGGACGTGGATGACGTTGCGGATCCAGTGCAGCAGCGACCGCGACTGCGCCAGCTGCGCCTCCACGTTGACCTGGTTGTAGTGGTAGACGAGCGACTGCACGACCGGGAGGAACAGCTTGCCGGGGTCCGCCGTCGAGAAGCCGGCGTTGCGGTCCGGCGTCCATTGCATGGGCGTGCGGGAGCTGTCGCGGTCGGGCAGCCAGATGTTGTCGCCCATCCCGATCTCGTCGCCGTAGTAGAGGAACGGGCTGCCCTCCAGCGAGAAGAGCAGCGCGTGCGC of Leifsonia shinshuensis contains these proteins:
- a CDS encoding 3'-5' exonuclease, with the protein product MSDWHHELGVFDLETTGVDVESARIVTAHVGLLGANGEVKHGRYWLLDPEVEIPAEATAVHGITTELAREKGMDAGAGVEAIVDQLRRLFDRGIPVVAYNAPYDFTLLDREARRHGIEPLSSPGPIIDPLVIDRAVDRYRPGKRTLTVTATHYGVELIAAHDAAADAIAAGRLAQALAQRHGEELAIGAVELHSKQVDWCREQAADFQEYMRRVRDPEFTASGAWPVHAWPA
- a CDS encoding DUF4190 domain-containing protein translates to MSDSDLNPQPLPPQQPQPQYGAYQPPAQPGYNTMSIVAFILAFFVSIVGIILGFVALSQIKRTGEQGRGLALAAVIIGFVEVAIGILVFILVLVGLGIAASHGYRNY
- a CDS encoding type B 50S ribosomal protein L31, whose translation is MKTGIHPDYAPVVFRDLASGATFLTRSTVSSDKTIEWEDGNTYPVIDVEISSESHPFYTGKQRILDSAGRVEKFNTRYKNFGK